In Paenibacillus sonchi, a single genomic region encodes these proteins:
- a CDS encoding SDR family oxidoreductase, producing MKLSGNTILITGGSTGIGLAFAERFIQAGNQVIVCGRREDVLRNAQDKFPGLITRVCDISEESERIAMFDWVTANYPEVNVLVNNAGTQQRFNVLKVDAKHNWSYFNQEINTNLDAPFHLALLFAPFFAEKEKAAIINVTSGLAFTPFAIAPIYSATKAALHSFTMSLRHQLSETSVEVIEVAPPAVNTELGGAGLHTHGEPLDAFADGIFRGLEEGKQEIGYGTSVDRLRMSRDEVDEYTANMYQATKGMIE from the coding sequence ATGAAGCTGTCAGGAAACACTATACTCATTACTGGCGGGAGTACCGGAATTGGGCTGGCTTTTGCCGAGCGGTTTATTCAGGCAGGGAATCAGGTGATTGTGTGTGGACGACGTGAAGATGTGCTTCGAAATGCGCAGGACAAATTCCCCGGCCTGATCACCCGTGTATGCGACATAAGCGAAGAGTCCGAGCGCATAGCCATGTTTGATTGGGTTACCGCAAACTATCCGGAAGTCAATGTGCTAGTGAACAATGCCGGAACTCAGCAACGGTTCAATGTGCTAAAAGTGGACGCCAAGCACAATTGGAGCTACTTCAATCAAGAAATCAACACTAACCTTGACGCGCCTTTCCATCTCGCTCTGCTGTTTGCTCCATTTTTTGCAGAAAAAGAGAAGGCCGCGATTATCAACGTGACCTCCGGTCTCGCTTTTACGCCGTTTGCCATCGCTCCGATCTATTCCGCAACCAAAGCGGCGCTGCACTCCTTTACGATGAGCCTGAGACACCAGCTGTCCGAGACATCTGTAGAAGTCATTGAAGTAGCCCCTCCGGCAGTGAATACGGAATTGGGCGGCGCGGGACTGCATACGCACGGGGAGCCTTTGGATGCCTTCGCAGATGGGATCTTTAGAGGCTTGGAAGAGGGAAAACAAGAGATCGGATACGGGACTTCTGTGGACCGCTTGCGCATGTCCCGGGATGAAGTGGACGAGTACACGGCAAATATGTACCAGGCTACGAAGGGCATGATCGAGTAA
- a CDS encoding PQQ-binding-like beta-propeller repeat protein, producing the protein MIFTMGAAAVKNPLDVTRKLSVKNDQSNNIILKNAAEYEMKWSLTDKSPYQMYSLYKGPNGLVYAQSVEEIFAINAATGKVVWRHPSDWQGELTPLLGADGTYYKVSYDDVERLSSTVYQTDISRIDSSGEVTTFHDIKLRVVSHFEDGSLFDLFQAGDNKGNYIVLTDEGLKSIKKDGSTNWRLTTIPFKNGVLDVKDIEQLYTDSKGNIIADFEKVEATLDLSGKILRVADYNQIQSEPVSYSDIIDKDEHGGYYVLDDDEGSITDKDFKTGKQKWKYSLSKYEKAAGIGLFTGSFTTDNKGNVYFGANNGNVYSLDYNGKPRFTLSVNSSQLSYPDIIAVNDNLTVISVNNNIICLQKMSK; encoded by the coding sequence ATGATCTTTACAATGGGCGCGGCCGCAGTCAAGAATCCGTTGGATGTGACCCGGAAGCTGTCTGTTAAGAACGACCAGAGCAACAATATCATTTTAAAAAATGCTGCCGAATATGAAATGAAATGGTCCCTCACCGATAAGAGCCCTTATCAAATGTACAGTTTGTACAAGGGGCCGAATGGACTGGTCTATGCCCAGAGTGTTGAAGAAATCTTCGCAATCAACGCCGCAACAGGAAAGGTTGTCTGGAGGCATCCAAGTGATTGGCAGGGTGAGCTTACTCCTTTGCTGGGAGCAGACGGTACATATTATAAGGTTTCATATGATGATGTCGAGCGTTTGTCCTCAACGGTATATCAAACGGACATTTCCCGTATTGACAGTTCAGGCGAAGTAACCACTTTTCATGATATTAAGCTGCGGGTAGTATCCCACTTTGAGGATGGATCTTTATTTGATCTTTTTCAGGCGGGGGATAATAAAGGAAATTACATAGTGCTCACAGATGAAGGGTTGAAATCCATTAAAAAAGACGGATCAACGAATTGGCGTCTCACCACGATTCCTTTCAAGAACGGTGTTCTGGATGTCAAAGATATAGAGCAGCTCTACACGGATTCCAAAGGCAACATTATTGCTGATTTTGAGAAAGTCGAGGCTACCCTTGATCTGAGCGGCAAGATTCTGCGGGTTGCGGATTATAATCAAATCCAGAGTGAACCGGTAAGTTACTCAGATATTATTGACAAAGATGAGCACGGGGGCTATTACGTATTAGATGACGATGAGGGGAGCATTACGGATAAGGATTTCAAGACAGGGAAGCAGAAGTGGAAATATTCATTAAGTAAATATGAAAAGGCTGCTGGAATAGGTCTTTTTACAGGAAGCTTCACGACAGATAATAAAGGTAATGTATACTTCGGCGCCAACAACGGCAATGTGTATTCATTGGATTATAACGGGAAGCCCCGATTTACACTGTCGGTGAACAGCAGTCAACTCTCCTACCCGGATATCATTGCCGTAAATGATAATCTCACGGTGATCAGTGTGAATAACAACATCATTTGCCTGCAAAAAATGAGTAAATGA
- a CDS encoding stalk domain-containing protein, whose amino-acid sequence MKIVKMRKSVFVSTIVISGLLFGSVGAFAGTGIEAIKAKLNHNIKFVLDGSKWTPKDQSGNNLSALVYSGSTYVPLRAVSEALGAEVDFDANSSTISINSSGDSGIPYNDDSTASAPAATSAPAATSAPATPSTPSTPSTSNGKTFGSAIPVGKSVSFDDPYSYDGLAYTGNYTVSVTSVKSVTRSEIAALGFKEPEANSLIEYKLAKVKIILKNGKLISDTKHENTYVSVALLPALWGSKTSDGNSIIGVTDYGFTGSLDDALDEATDGKKLVSGQTYNYTAEGLVIVPVTKGSANYLTIQLNNKDDYDNSFFYFNLQ is encoded by the coding sequence ATGAAAATAGTTAAAATGAGGAAATCTGTTTTTGTTTCAACGATTGTAATTTCAGGTCTACTGTTTGGTTCAGTAGGGGCATTTGCAGGAACTGGTATTGAAGCGATCAAAGCGAAGTTAAACCACAACATAAAGTTTGTTCTTGATGGTTCCAAGTGGACTCCAAAAGATCAGTCTGGTAATAACTTATCCGCTTTAGTATATAGCGGTTCTACATATGTTCCTTTAAGAGCGGTATCAGAAGCTCTTGGAGCAGAGGTCGATTTTGATGCAAACTCTTCAACAATTTCTATTAATAGTTCAGGTGATAGCGGTATTCCTTACAATGATGATAGTACGGCATCGGCACCGGCAGCAACATCGGCTCCAGCAGCCACATCTGCACCGGCAACTCCATCAACTCCATCAACACCATCGACTAGCAATGGTAAAACCTTTGGTTCTGCAATTCCAGTTGGCAAGTCTGTTTCATTTGATGATCCCTACAGTTATGACGGTCTTGCGTACACCGGGAACTATACTGTTTCAGTAACCTCGGTAAAGTCAGTCACAAGAAGTGAAATCGCAGCCCTTGGTTTCAAAGAACCAGAAGCAAACTCCTTGATTGAGTACAAATTGGCTAAAGTAAAAATTATTCTGAAGAACGGTAAGCTCATCTCAGATACTAAACACGAAAACACTTACGTTTCGGTTGCCTTACTACCAGCACTGTGGGGTTCGAAAACTTCAGACGGAAACAGTATTATTGGGGTGACGGATTATGGTTTCACTGGTTCCTTGGATGATGCTCTCGATGAAGCAACGGATGGTAAAAAACTTGTATCGGGTCAAACTTACAACTACACTGCAGAAGGCCTTGTAATCGTACCAGTAACTAAGGGTTCGGCAAACTACCTAACCATTCAGCTTAATAACAAGGACGACTATGATAACTCTTTCTTTTACTTTAATCTCCAATAA
- a CDS encoding DinB family protein, which produces MSDKMVAVLRRQFEPTVEMLKNLIEVCPDDFWMDAKQKYWKHIFHATTGMKFWFRQQKEEEFKIPDFGKDVTEDLDKECSDYPTKEEMTKYVEDILNVARKFLDELTDGKLLEPCVLYEEITKTDVILMQIRHVQHHIGYCNNILKSNHLEAAKWL; this is translated from the coding sequence ATGAGCGACAAGATGGTAGCTGTCTTAAGAAGGCAGTTTGAACCGACAGTAGAAATGTTGAAGAATCTTATCGAAGTATGTCCTGATGACTTTTGGATGGATGCCAAGCAAAAATACTGGAAGCATATTTTTCATGCTACCACCGGTATGAAATTTTGGTTTAGGCAGCAGAAGGAGGAAGAATTCAAAATACCTGACTTCGGTAAGGATGTAACAGAAGACCTGGATAAGGAGTGCTCTGACTACCCTACTAAAGAGGAAATGACAAAGTACGTAGAGGATATATTGAATGTGGCCCGGAAGTTTTTGGATGAACTTACTGACGGCAAATTATTGGAACCATGTGTACTATACGAAGAAATAACTAAAACTGATGTCATCCTCATGCAGATCCGCCATGTCCAACATCATATAGGTTATTGCAACAACATATTGAAATCGAATCACCTG
- a CDS encoding Rpn family recombination-promoting nuclease/putative transposase: protein MELMPMDLLDPRVDFVFKRIFGSENNKDVLLAFLNRIFTEAGEPPLTEIILMNPYTDKDDPLDKQSIFDVYAKTSEGKMIDIEMQLFNKYDIEKRTLFYWSKRYASQLSEGDKYPELKKCVTINILNYSFLKNNQYHNVFHLREDRTGLPLIDDIEVHFLELPKLDERSVPTEGGLINWLLFLKGTDTSYWEVLKMNEPGLEKAMDTLQYLSQDSDARRLYEARQKYLHDEASMIEGAKSAGIIEGKLQVARNLLAMGMDYAAVAKATGLSEDEIRSIKF, encoded by the coding sequence ATGGAGCTGATGCCGATGGATTTGCTGGACCCGCGTGTGGATTTTGTATTCAAACGGATATTTGGCAGCGAAAACAATAAGGATGTACTGCTGGCGTTTCTTAACCGTATTTTCACCGAAGCTGGCGAGCCGCCGCTGACCGAGATCATCCTAATGAATCCCTATACGGATAAAGACGATCCCCTCGACAAACAGTCCATCTTTGATGTTTACGCCAAGACCTCTGAAGGAAAAATGATTGATATTGAGATGCAGCTTTTCAATAAGTACGATATAGAGAAACGAACGCTGTTTTATTGGAGCAAGCGATACGCCAGTCAACTCAGTGAAGGTGACAAATACCCAGAGTTGAAGAAATGCGTGACGATTAACATTCTGAACTATTCATTCCTGAAGAACAATCAGTACCATAATGTGTTTCATCTGAGGGAGGATCGGACAGGGTTGCCCTTGATCGATGACATTGAGGTCCACTTTCTGGAACTGCCAAAGCTGGATGAACGTAGCGTTCCAACCGAAGGCGGGCTGATCAATTGGCTGTTGTTTCTGAAAGGTACCGATACATCATACTGGGAGGTGCTGAAGATGAATGAACCGGGTTTGGAAAAAGCGATGGATACCCTGCAATATTTGAGTCAGGATTCGGATGCCAGACGGTTGTATGAGGCCAGACAGAAGTATTTGCATGATGAAGCTTCCATGATTGAGGGAGCGAAGTCTGCCGGGATAATTGAGGGCAAGCTACAGGTCGCTCGAAATTTGTTGGCGATGGGAATGGATTATGCGGCTGTCGCTAAAGCAACTGGTCTGAGTGAAGATGAAATCAGGTCTATAAAGTTTTAA
- a CDS encoding nitrous oxide-stimulated promoter family protein: MRTDADQQLNDGPKIRKEKEIVAKMIRLYCKKKHREKELCEECRNLNEYAMKRLSHCKFGEGKTACAKCPIHCYKPDYRQKIKGVMRFSGPWMLLYHPLESIRHIPIPNRLRKSISR, encoded by the coding sequence ATGAGAACAGATGCGGATCAGCAGTTGAACGATGGCCCTAAAATTCGGAAGGAAAAAGAGATTGTCGCAAAAATGATTCGTCTATATTGTAAGAAAAAACATCGTGAAAAAGAGCTCTGTGAGGAATGCCGGAACTTAAATGAGTACGCTATGAAAAGACTATCCCACTGCAAATTCGGTGAAGGGAAAACGGCTTGTGCGAAGTGTCCGATCCATTGTTATAAACCGGATTACCGTCAAAAAATCAAGGGAGTTATGCGTTTTTCAGGCCCGTGGATGCTGCTATATCATCCCTTGGAGTCCATAAGGCATATCCCAATACCCAATAGGTTAAGAAAATCAATTTCACGATAG
- a CDS encoding MerR family transcriptional regulator — MYRTKEIAAMVGVHPNTVRIYEEWGYISAVPRGVNGYRMYSGLHLFQLKIARTAFRCEIVQGLIRAKARAIVEVSGKADFTQALEYAHAYLSHLEKEYSRALEAIELSEQWVCGIKSASAQTYTRKETALVLDLSTEVVRNWERNGLITVHRLSNGSRVYTENEIKRLKMIRTLRTAHYSISAILRLMNQAEHMRWTNLNIKEVLDTPEEHEDIISVTDRLVYSLEQAIESAKELISMLRERLNLEL; from the coding sequence ATGTACCGGACCAAAGAAATTGCAGCAATGGTTGGGGTACATCCCAACACTGTACGGATTTATGAAGAATGGGGATATATCTCAGCTGTTCCGAGAGGTGTGAATGGCTACCGTATGTATTCCGGCTTGCATTTATTTCAGCTAAAAATAGCCAGAACCGCTTTCCGTTGTGAAATTGTTCAAGGGCTCATCCGGGCAAAGGCCAGAGCCATTGTTGAAGTTAGCGGCAAAGCGGATTTTACTCAAGCACTGGAATATGCACATGCATATTTGTCCCATCTGGAAAAAGAATATAGCCGGGCGCTGGAAGCTATTGAACTTTCGGAACAGTGGGTATGTGGAATAAAATCTGCATCAGCTCAAACGTATACACGCAAAGAGACTGCTCTGGTCTTGGACCTCTCAACTGAAGTTGTCCGGAATTGGGAACGTAATGGATTAATAACAGTCCATAGACTTTCTAATGGGTCCCGTGTATATACAGAAAATGAAATAAAACGGTTGAAAATGATTCGGACCTTAAGGACGGCGCATTATTCGATAAGTGCAATCCTCCGGTTGATGAATCAGGCAGAGCACATGAGGTGGACTAATCTTAATATTAAGGAAGTGCTCGACACACCAGAAGAGCATGAAGATATTATTTCAGTGACAGACCGGTTAGTCTATTCATTGGAACAAGCCATTGAGTCTGCAAAGGAACTTATATCGATGCTAAGGGAGAGGCTGAACTTAGAGTTATGA
- a CDS encoding DUF6809 family protein — translation MPSILESLYHGSLFPNEDIISKDPNYRPINRQITQSLETWKQKLSSGEFEELESLLELYSQAQGMEMTAAFVCGFKAGSAMMIEILVDG, via the coding sequence ATGCCCAGCATTCTTGAATCCCTATACCACGGCAGCTTATTCCCTAACGAGGACATTATCTCCAAAGACCCCAATTATCGTCCGATCAACAGGCAAATCACCCAATCCTTAGAAACTTGGAAGCAGAAACTATCCTCAGGGGAGTTTGAGGAGCTGGAGTCTTTATTGGAGCTGTATTCTCAAGCTCAGGGGATGGAGATGACAGCTGCGTTTGTATGTGGGTTCAAGGCTGGCTCCGCGATGATGATAGAAATTCTAGTCGACGGCTAA
- a CDS encoding MFS transporter: protein MVWLSILAFFSVFNETVFNVSLPDIARQFDIRPSAANWVNTSFMISFAVGSALYGKISDLYGTKKLLLSGLLTYFTGSLIGIVFHKWFLVVLIARFIQGAGASAVPALIMVFVARYIEPNNKGKAFGMIGSMVAFSEGIGPAVGGVIADYIHWSYLFILPMMTLLTLPFFLHVLPDESSKKGKFDVLGASLLSVGIVMFMLFTSMYQWGYLAISVLCFFGFLQRIRRAKQPFIEPSLLRRKKFLAGVLTGGVLLGTVAGYISTVPYMMKDVYHMPTSLIGSAVLFPGTISVLLFGFVSGLLVDKRGCFFTMLVGLFMLVVSFLSISLFVDRTPWLISTTMVLTFGGLSFVKTVVSTSVAEALSSDESGSGMSFLNFACFLAEGIGVSYAGGLLTMSWLKFPLIPTVTDTAAFLYSNLMLVFIAAVILGGIIFSLAYGRNQASSVLGSKR from the coding sequence ATGGTTTGGCTCAGCATCCTTGCTTTTTTCAGCGTGTTCAACGAGACGGTATTTAATGTTTCTTTGCCGGATATCGCCAGACAATTTGACATTAGACCTTCGGCGGCGAATTGGGTAAATACAAGCTTTATGATCTCATTTGCTGTAGGATCGGCTTTGTATGGGAAAATCTCGGATTTGTACGGTACCAAAAAACTGCTGTTATCCGGCCTGTTAACATACTTTACGGGATCTTTGATCGGTATAGTATTTCATAAATGGTTTCTTGTTGTGCTCATTGCACGCTTTATTCAAGGAGCAGGAGCATCTGCGGTTCCGGCGCTGATCATGGTCTTTGTAGCCCGCTATATCGAGCCGAATAATAAAGGAAAAGCGTTTGGGATGATTGGATCAATGGTAGCCTTTAGTGAAGGAATCGGACCTGCGGTTGGAGGGGTCATTGCTGACTATATCCATTGGTCTTACTTATTTATACTGCCGATGATGACACTGCTCACACTTCCGTTTTTTCTTCATGTGCTCCCGGATGAATCTTCAAAAAAAGGGAAGTTTGATGTTCTAGGCGCTAGTCTGCTATCCGTTGGAATTGTAATGTTCATGTTATTCACATCCATGTACCAGTGGGGGTACCTGGCTATAAGTGTGCTGTGTTTCTTCGGATTCCTGCAGCGTATTCGGCGTGCGAAGCAACCTTTCATCGAACCCTCCTTGTTAAGACGGAAAAAGTTTTTGGCTGGGGTGCTTACGGGAGGCGTATTGTTAGGAACGGTGGCTGGTTATATTTCAACGGTCCCTTACATGATGAAAGATGTGTACCATATGCCGACCAGCCTTATTGGAAGCGCCGTTCTCTTTCCCGGGACCATCAGCGTGTTATTGTTCGGATTCGTTAGTGGCCTATTGGTCGATAAGCGGGGATGTTTTTTTACGATGCTAGTAGGATTATTCATGCTTGTCGTAAGTTTCCTGAGCATTTCATTGTTTGTCGACCGGACGCCATGGCTTATTTCTACAACAATGGTGCTGACATTTGGCGGGCTTTCGTTTGTAAAAACTGTCGTGTCCACCAGTGTTGCGGAAGCACTGAGTTCGGATGAATCAGGCTCCGGTATGAGTTTCCTGAACTTTGCCTGCTTCTTAGCTGAAGGGATCGGGGTTAGCTATGCAGGAGGTTTGTTGACGATGTCTTGGCTGAAATTCCCGCTCATCCCAACTGTAACGGACACTGCCGCATTTCTATACAGCAACTTGATGCTAGTCTTTATTGCGGCTGTGATCCTTGGTGGAATCATATTCTCATTAGCTTACGGCCGAAATCAGGCTTCATCTGTGCTGGGGTCTAAGCGGTAG
- a CDS encoding ABC transporter ATP-binding protein: protein MVLKVGNLTVTYGQKKAVDLISFEVKPGQAFGLLGANGAGKSSTIAAVLGIEKSTYDELVIVGKSPIRNRKEIFEHVGVQFQETHFQDKLTVSDACAQWQSLYKKTADLPALLQTFGLAEKEQQPVKLLSGGERQRLAVLLALIPEPKLVFLDELTTGLDTKARRMLWKQLVTMKESGLAIVLTSHYMDEVEALCDEILILREGQTVFHGTIQEALAASGKTTLEDAYLHFAGEEDWG from the coding sequence ATGGTATTAAAGGTTGGGAATTTGACGGTTACATACGGTCAGAAAAAGGCTGTCGATCTCATTAGCTTTGAAGTAAAGCCGGGACAAGCATTTGGATTACTAGGGGCGAACGGGGCAGGAAAGTCTTCAACCATTGCTGCAGTGCTTGGTATTGAAAAGAGCACTTATGATGAGCTTGTTATCGTGGGTAAATCGCCAATACGCAACCGGAAGGAGATATTTGAGCACGTAGGGGTGCAGTTTCAAGAAACCCATTTCCAGGATAAACTAACCGTTTCCGACGCATGTGCACAGTGGCAATCACTCTATAAAAAAACGGCGGATTTACCTGCTTTACTACAAACCTTTGGGTTGGCAGAAAAGGAACAGCAACCAGTTAAATTACTTTCTGGTGGGGAGCGTCAGCGACTGGCCGTACTCCTCGCCCTAATTCCTGAACCGAAACTTGTGTTTTTAGATGAACTGACAACAGGGCTTGATACAAAGGCGCGTCGTATGCTGTGGAAACAGCTCGTAACAATGAAGGAAAGTGGTTTGGCAATTGTTCTAACATCACATTACATGGATGAGGTTGAAGCGTTATGTGATGAGATATTAATTTTGCGTGAGGGTCAAACCGTGTTTCATGGCACCATTCAGGAAGCGTTAGCCGCTAGCGGGAAAACAACGCTTGAAGACGCCTATTTACATTTTGCCGGCGAGGAGGACTGGGGATGA
- a CDS encoding MerR family transcriptional regulator, whose translation MKYVTIGEAAAAYHIPESTLRYYEKQGLLPLMERDAAGRRLFSEMQMALLETVLRLKQTHMPIHDIRQYIAWVIEGDSTTELRLEMMTKHKQAVLDEIASMTDALQGIDVKIDRYLTRLQKK comes from the coding sequence ATGAAATATGTAACGATTGGGGAGGCTGCGGCCGCCTATCATATTCCAGAATCCACGTTGAGGTATTATGAGAAGCAAGGCTTGTTGCCGCTGATGGAGCGTGATGCTGCCGGCAGGCGGTTATTCTCGGAAATGCAGATGGCGCTGCTTGAAACGGTGCTTCGCTTGAAGCAGACACACATGCCCATCCACGATATCAGGCAATATATAGCTTGGGTCATTGAAGGGGATAGCACCACGGAGCTCCGGCTTGAGATGATGACGAAACACAAGCAGGCGGTGCTGGATGAAATTGCGTCCATGACAGACGCCTTGCAAGGCATTGATGTGAAAATTGACCGGTATCTCACGCGTTTGCAGAAAAAATAG
- a CDS encoding ABC transporter permease translates to MSTMFTLLKIEGKLVWKGIDILIFGICFPVILAALFGYVLSRDASAGSSDFELSYAAVITIGVLATGVMGLPLTIADYRHRGILKRFQVTPVSPLQILFAQGIIQLSSALVSFMGVTLVYYLFFDYQIAGSWPIFLSVYAFVILAMYSIGAFIGSVVPDQKAANMWSSIAYFTMLLFSGATIPYEVMPRFVQWIMDILPLSHGIHLLKLVSIGRETEGMTVPFLILGIVTGISLIGAFKFFKWK, encoded by the coding sequence ATGAGTACAATGTTTACGCTCTTAAAGATAGAAGGTAAGCTGGTATGGAAAGGCATTGATATTCTAATTTTCGGTATATGCTTTCCGGTCATTTTGGCGGCCTTGTTTGGTTACGTGCTTAGTAGAGATGCATCTGCAGGTTCATCTGATTTTGAATTATCTTACGCAGCCGTTATAACGATTGGTGTGCTTGCAACGGGTGTAATGGGTCTGCCATTAACCATTGCTGATTATCGGCATCGGGGTATTCTGAAACGGTTCCAGGTGACACCGGTATCACCTTTACAGATTTTATTCGCCCAAGGTATAATTCAGCTTTCCTCTGCCCTTGTTTCATTTATGGGGGTTACTCTCGTATATTATTTATTTTTTGATTATCAAATAGCAGGCTCCTGGCCAATATTTTTGAGCGTATATGCCTTTGTTATTTTAGCCATGTACAGTATTGGCGCTTTTATCGGCAGTGTTGTACCTGATCAAAAGGCAGCTAATATGTGGAGTTCTATTGCGTATTTTACGATGTTATTGTTCTCAGGTGCGACCATTCCATATGAAGTGATGCCACGCTTCGTTCAATGGATAATGGATATATTACCCTTGTCTCATGGGATTCATTTATTAAAGCTAGTAAGTATAGGCAGAGAAACAGAGGGGATGACGGTGCCGTTTTTGATCTTGGGCATTGTTACTGGGATCAGCCTGATTGGGGCATTCAAATTTTTTAAGTGGAAGTAG
- a CDS encoding Rpn family recombination-promoting nuclease/putative transposase gives MNEPMLKKAMDTLEFLSQDAATRMEYEARMKYLRDEVSRMEGARSEGIVEGAVREKREMARKLLAMGHEVDFVVKLTELTEEEIRLLSKDVRSQ, from the coding sequence ATGAATGAACCGATGTTAAAAAAGGCAATGGATACACTGGAATTTCTGAGTCAAGATGCCGCTACACGGATGGAATACGAGGCCCGGATGAAGTATTTGCGTGATGAGGTGTCGCGAATGGAAGGAGCCAGATCAGAGGGCATTGTGGAAGGTGCGGTTCGGGAAAAAAGAGAAATGGCTCGGAAGCTCCTGGCAATGGGGCATGAAGTGGATTTCGTGGTTAAACTTACCGAATTGACCGAAGAAGAAATTAGGTTATTAAGCAAGGATGTTAGGTCACAATGA